Genomic window (bacterium BMS3Abin02):
GGTGGAGTTCGCGAGACGGTGCGTCTCGCAAAGTCGGCAATGTCCGTCGGATTCGATGGCTTCTTCGTATCGGAGACCAGCCACGACCCGTTCGTGTTGCTCGCAGCGGCGTCACAGGCGGCCACGGAATCTCTCGAATTCGGGACCGCCATCGCGGTCGCGTTCCCTCGATCCCCGATGGTGATGGCGATGGCGTCGTGGGATCTGGCGAGAGAATCGAAGTTCATGCTCGGGCTCGGGACTCAGGTCTCGGCGCACATCAGGGGACGTTTCTCGATGGAGTGGGGTGCCCCCGTGGAGCGGCTACGGGACTATGTGGCAGCGCTTCGGGCGATCTGGAATGTGTGGCAGAGCGGGGGGAAGCTCAACTACCGAGGTGAGTTCTACCGGTTCACCTTGATGACCCCTTTCTTCGACCCCGGTCCGATCGCCGATCCAGTCATTCCGGTGTGGCTGGCCGGAGTGGGGCCCCGGTCGACGAGGCTTGCCGGCGAGATTGCCGACGGTTTCCACGTTCACCCGTTTCACACGCTCCGTTACCTCGACGATGTGGTGATGCCCGGGCTGGCCGACGGGCGGCGGATGGCGGCGCGAGATCCGGACGCTGTGGCAGTGGG
Coding sequences:
- a CDS encoding phthiodiolone/phenolphthiodiolone dimycocerosates ketoreductase, with the protein product MGVSSPSSHHTASRREAGGETVRSSFVKVDFYAPPGGVRETVRLAKSAMSVGFDGFFVSETSHDPFVLLAAASQAATESLEFGTAIAVAFPRSPMVMAMASWDLARESKFMLGLGTQVSAHIRGRFSMEWGAPVERLRDYVAALRAIWNVWQSGGKLNYRGEFYRFTLMTPFFDPGPIADPVIPVWLAGVGPRSTRLAGEIADGFHVHPFHTLRYLDDVVMPGLADGRRMAARDPDAVAVGASVLVATGRTAEDVAEAAKKTKMQIAFYASTPAYRRVLELHGWDVGPALSAMSRRGQWDAMGDLVSDAMLDEVAVVAPVPELGCRLRERYGGRLDRIGVYPSASLTDAEWRLVIAGIRG